From one Triticum urartu cultivar G1812 chromosome 3, Tu2.1, whole genome shotgun sequence genomic stretch:
- the LOC125543718 gene encoding ATP-dependent Clp protease proteolytic subunit-related protein 4, chloroplastic — protein MEAVAALDARALFSPPTALPSSPSPHLRLAARPRALAASPAFVAATPKQRFLTPHPDPAGGRGTRDVVAMVIPFLRGTAFEQPPPDLASFLYKNRIVYLGMCLVPSVTELMLAEFLYLQYEDAEKPIYMYINSTGTTKNGEKLGYETEAFAVYDAMRYVKIPIFTLCIGNAWGEAALLLAAGAKGNRAALPSSTIMMKQPIGRFQGQATDVDIARKEIRNVKIEMVKLLSRHIGKPMEEIARDIRRPKYFSPSEAVDYGIIDKVLHNVKSQTDAGLVSEVKKELI, from the exons ATGGAGGCGGTCGCCGCCCTCGACGCCCGCGCCCTGTTCTCCCCTCCCAccgccctcccctcctccccctccccccaccTCCGCCTCGCGGCCCGTCCGCGCGCGCTCGCTGCCTCCCCCGCCTTCGTCGCCGCCACCCCCAAGCAGCGCTTCCTGACCCCCCACCCGGACCCCGCCGGTGGCCGCGGCACCAGGGATGTCGTCGCGATG GTTATCCCGTTCCTGAGGGGAACAGCGTTTGAGCAGCCGCCGCCGGATTTGGCCTCGTTCCTTTACAAGAACAGGATCGTGTACCTGGGGATGTGCCTCGTGCCGTCGGTGACGGAGCTCATGCTCGCCGAGTTCCTCTACCTTCAGTACGAGGACGCGGAGAAGCCCATCTACATGTACATCAACTCCACCGGCACTACCAAG AATGGCGAGAAATTGGGTTACGAGACGGAAGCTTTTGCTGTATATGATGCTATGAG GTATGTCAAAATTCCAATTTTCACACTCTGTATTGGCAATGCATGGGGAGAAGCTGCTTTACTCTTGGCTGCTGGTGCTAAAGGTAACCGTGCCGCACTTCCATCATCGACGATAATGATGAAGCAG CCAATTGGTCGATTTCAAGGTCAGGCGACAGATGTTGACATAGCAAGAAAGGAAATACGAAATGTGAAGATAGAAATG GTTAAGCTGCTGTCAAGACACATTGGTAAACCAATGGAAGAGATTGCTCGAGACATCAGACGGCCTAAATACTTCAGCCCAAGCGAGGCAGTGGATTACGGTATCATTGACAAG GTGCTGCACAATGTGAAAAGCCAAACAGACGCCGGCCTCGTGTCCGAAGTCAAGAAAGAATTAATTTAA